A single region of the Streptomyces sp. NBC_00425 genome encodes:
- a CDS encoding RidA family protein translates to MTQIRRPQEAIRTSPVLVDPEGLHDPIPFGYSHTVIIPAETELVLVSGQYGSGPDGAVVSADFTEQVQRAFHNIGVALAAHGLDLGHVVQLRTYVVNHDVSKLGPIAAAVRAGWGAKPPTQTLVGVASLAAPDVLFEVEALAARP, encoded by the coding sequence ATGACACAGATCCGTCGCCCGCAAGAGGCGATCCGCACATCCCCTGTCCTGGTCGATCCGGAAGGACTGCACGACCCGATCCCGTTCGGGTACAGCCACACCGTCATCATCCCGGCGGAGACCGAACTGGTGCTGGTGTCGGGTCAGTACGGGTCCGGCCCGGACGGCGCGGTCGTCTCGGCCGACTTCACCGAGCAGGTACAGCGGGCGTTCCACAACATCGGCGTGGCTCTTGCCGCACACGGGCTCGACCTCGGCCACGTCGTCCAGCTCAGGACGTATGTGGTGAACCATGACGTCAGCAAGCTGGGGCCGATCGCCGCGGCCGTACGGGCGGGTTGGGGTGCGAAACCGCCCACACAGACCCTCGTCGGTGTCGCGAGCCTGGCTGCACCCGACGTCCTGTTCGAAGTGGAGGCACTGGCCGCCCGACCCTGA